A genomic region of Mus musculus strain C57BL/6J chromosome 7, GRCm38.p6 C57BL/6J contains the following coding sequences:
- the Olfr666 gene encoding olfactory receptor 666, whose translation MSGANSSSLTPEFFILNGVPGLEDAHVWISLPFCFMYMIAVVGNCGLIYLIGHEEALHRPMYYFLALLSFTDVTLCTTTVPNMLCIFWFNFKKIGFNSCLVQMFFVHMLTGMESGVLMLMALDRYVAICYPLRYTTILTNPVIAKAGLATFLRSVMLIFPFTLLTKRLPYCRGSLIPHTYCDHMSVAKVSCGNAKVNAIYGLMVALLIGVFDICCISVSYTMILRAVVSLSSADARHKAFSTCTSHICAIVITYVPAFFTFFTHRFGGHTIPHHVHIIVANLYLLLPPTMNPIVYGVKTKQIRESVIKFLLGDKMGIT comes from the coding sequence ATGTCTGGAGCCAACAGCTCCAGCCTGACTCCAGAATTCTTTATCCTGAATGGTGTTCCTGGGCTGGAAGATGCACATGTCTGGatctctctgccattctgctTCATGTACATGATTGCTGTAGTGGGGAACTGTGGGCTTATCTACCTCATTGGCCATGAGGAGGCTCTGCACCGGCCCATGTACTACTTCCTGGCTTTACTTTCCTTCACTGATGTCACCTTGTGTACAACCACAGTGCCCAATATGCTGTGTATATTCTGGTTCAATTTCAAGAAGATTGGATTTAATTCCTGCCTTGTCCAGATGTTCTTTGTCCACATGTTGACTGGAATGGAGTCTGGTGTGCTCATGCTCATGGCCCTGGACCGCTATGTAGCCATCTGCTATCCTCTACGATATACTACCATCCTCACAAACCCTGTGATTGCCAAGGCTGGTCTTGCAACATTCTTAAGGAGTGTAATGCTCATCTTTCCATTCACTCTCCTCACCAAGCGCTTGCCCTATTGCAGAGGCAGTCTTATCCCCCACACTTACTGTGACCACATGTCTGTGGCCAAGGTATCCTGTGGCAATGCCAAGGTCAATGCAATCTATGGCCTCATGGTTGCTCTATTGATTGGTGTGTTTGACATTTGTTGTATCTCTGTGTCTTACACTATGATATTGAGGGCAGTGGTGAGCCTGTCCTCTGCTGATGCTCGTCACAAGGCCTTCAGCACCTGTACATCTCACATCTGTGCTATTGTGATCACTTATGTGCCtgccttttttacttttttcactCATCGTTTTGGAGGACACACTATTCCCCACCATGTCCACATCATAGTGGCTAACCTCTACCTGCTACTGCCCCCTACCATGAACCCAATTGTTTATGGAGTCAAGACCAAGCAGATTCGGGAAAGTGTAATCAAGTTTTTACTTGGAGATAAAATGGGCATTACCTAG
- the Olfr665 gene encoding olfactory receptor 665 gives MPGVNTSSLTPRYFILNGIPGLEAAHIWISLPFFIMYLIAVTGNCGLIYLISHEEALHRPMYYFLAMLSATDISGCNTIVPSMLCIFWFSVKEIDFNACLVQMFFIHMLTGMESGVLMLMALDRYVAICYPLRYTTILTNTMITKIGLAALVRSVLLMVPFAFLIKRLPYCRGNLIQHTYCDHMAVAKLSCGNIKINAIYGLIIAIFIGGFDIFCISMSYAMIIHAVVKLSSADARHKAFSTCTSHICAIVITYVPAFFNFFTHRFGRTTIPHHIHIIIANLYLLLPPTLNPIVYGVKTKQIREGVIKLFARQKVV, from the coding sequence ATGCCTGGGGTCAATACCTCCAGCCtgacaccaagatactttattctCAATGGGATTCCTGGGTTGGAAGCTGCACACATCTggatctctctgccattcttcattATGTACCTCATTGCTGTCACAGGTAACTGTGGACTTATCTACCTCATCAGTCATGAGGAGGCTCTGCACCGGCCCATGTACTACTTTCTAGCCATGTTGTCTGCTACAGATATTTCTGGGTGTAATACAATTGTCCCCAGTATGTTATGCATCTTTTGGTTCAGTGTCAAGGAGATTGATTTCAATGCCTGCCTTGTACAGATGTTTTTCATCCACATGTTAACAGGCATGGAGTCTGGTGTGCTCATGCTTATGGCTCTCGACCGCTATGTGGCTATATGCTATCCATTACGCTATACTACCATACTCACCAACACTATGATTACCAAGATTGGATTGGCAGCACTTGTTAGAAGTGTGTTACTCATGGTCCCTTTTGCTTTCCTGATCAAGCGTCTTCCATACTGTAGAGGAAACCTCATCCAACATACCTATTGTGATCACATGGCTGTGGCTAAACTATCCTGTGGCAATATTAAGATTAATGCTATCTATGGTCTTATAATTGCTATATTTATTGGGGGTTTTGATATattctgtatctccatgtctTATGCCATGATTATCCATGCTGTGGTGAAGCTATCTTCGGCAGATGCTCGCCATAAAGCCTTCAGTACCTGTACATCACACATATGTGCTATTGTTATTACCTATGTCCCAGCATTCTTCAACTTCTTTACTCATCGCTTTGGGAGAACCACTATACCCCATCATATCCACATTATTATAGCCAACCTGTATCTATTGCTACCTCCCACCTTGAATCCAATTGTATATGGAGTAAAGACCAAGCAGATTCGTGAAGGTGTGATCAAACTGTTTGCTAGACAAAAAGTTGTTTGA